From one Humulus lupulus chromosome 8, drHumLupu1.1, whole genome shotgun sequence genomic stretch:
- the LOC133796496 gene encoding uncharacterized protein LOC133796496 isoform X1 translates to MDPARSFSHSKGMGKIGAGLAERLHLLRLPIYFVLYFKGVVPSGAVRWVDGLDKRFLVSCRLRESGAHGSDWLVVVMAMVDLPQIAIWIVLKLQAGRITQSTKSGSTNFIHLRLRSSLPKASCPQYYSRSAVPLAPVLELNFVVVKAMNWVQRKIYLYNVTFGLYMLDWWERCLFNTILVVLMWYILYNGSKHANFILQEASALVTRMKLSRASTENAGMEA, encoded by the exons ATGGATCCAGCTCGAAGTTTCTCTCACTCGAAGGGTATGGGGAAGATCGGTGCGGGATTGGCCGAGAGACTTCATCTTCTTCGTCTTCCCATCTATTTTGTGTTGTACTTCAAGGGCGTTGTCCCCTCTGGTGCCGTCAGATGGGTGGATGGTTTAGACAAACGATTTTTGGTGAGTTGCAGACTAAGAGAGTCGGGGGCTCATGGAAGTGACTGGCTGGTGGTAGTGATGGCCATG GTGGACCTACCACAAATTGCAATCTGGATCGTGTTGAAGCTTCAAGCGGGACGCATAACTCAATCTACGAAGTCGGGCAGTACCAATTTCATTCACCTTCGTCTTCGTTCGTCGCTCCCCAAAGCCTCTTGCCCTCAG TATTATTCGAGGTCTGCAGTACCATTAGCACCTGTTCTGGAGCTCAACTTTGTA GTTGTGAAAGCAATGAACTGGGTTCAGCGTAAAATCTATCTTTACAATGTTACTTTTGGGCTGTATATGTTAGATTGGTGGGAGCGTTGTCTTTTCA ATACTATCTTAGTGGTGTTGATGTGGTATATTCTTTACAATGGATCCAAACATGCAAATTTCATTCTGCAAGAG GCATCAGCTTTGGTTACACGCATGAAGTTGTCTAGAGCTTCAACCGAAAATGCTGGGATGGAGGCCTAG
- the LOC133796496 gene encoding uncharacterized protein LOC133796496 isoform X2, with protein sequence MDPARSFSHSKGMGKIGAGLAERLHLLRLPIYFVLYFKGVVPSGAVRWVDGLDKRFLVSCRLRESGAHGSDWLVVVMAMVDLPQIAIWIVLKLQAGRITQSTKSGSTNFIHLRLRSSLPKASCPQVVKAMNWVQRKIYLYNVTFGLYMLDWWERCLFNTILVVLMWYILYNGSKHANFILQEASALVTRMKLSRASTENAGMEA encoded by the exons ATGGATCCAGCTCGAAGTTTCTCTCACTCGAAGGGTATGGGGAAGATCGGTGCGGGATTGGCCGAGAGACTTCATCTTCTTCGTCTTCCCATCTATTTTGTGTTGTACTTCAAGGGCGTTGTCCCCTCTGGTGCCGTCAGATGGGTGGATGGTTTAGACAAACGATTTTTGGTGAGTTGCAGACTAAGAGAGTCGGGGGCTCATGGAAGTGACTGGCTGGTGGTAGTGATGGCCATG GTGGACCTACCACAAATTGCAATCTGGATCGTGTTGAAGCTTCAAGCGGGACGCATAACTCAATCTACGAAGTCGGGCAGTACCAATTTCATTCACCTTCGTCTTCGTTCGTCGCTCCCCAAAGCCTCTTGCCCTCAG GTTGTGAAAGCAATGAACTGGGTTCAGCGTAAAATCTATCTTTACAATGTTACTTTTGGGCTGTATATGTTAGATTGGTGGGAGCGTTGTCTTTTCA ATACTATCTTAGTGGTGTTGATGTGGTATATTCTTTACAATGGATCCAAACATGCAAATTTCATTCTGCAAGAG GCATCAGCTTTGGTTACACGCATGAAGTTGTCTAGAGCTTCAACCGAAAATGCTGGGATGGAGGCCTAG
- the LOC133796496 gene encoding uncharacterized protein LOC133796496 isoform X3 has translation MDPARSFSHSKGMGKIGAGLAERLHLLRLPIYFVLYFKGVVPSGAVRWVDGLDKRFLVDLPQIAIWIVLKLQAGRITQSTKSGSTNFIHLRLRSSLPKASCPQYYSRSAVPLAPVLELNFVVVKAMNWVQRKIYLYNVTFGLYMLDWWERCLFNTILVVLMWYILYNGSKHANFILQEASALVTRMKLSRASTENAGMEA, from the exons ATGGATCCAGCTCGAAGTTTCTCTCACTCGAAGGGTATGGGGAAGATCGGTGCGGGATTGGCCGAGAGACTTCATCTTCTTCGTCTTCCCATCTATTTTGTGTTGTACTTCAAGGGCGTTGTCCCCTCTGGTGCCGTCAGATGGGTGGATGGTTTAGACAAACGATTTTTG GTGGACCTACCACAAATTGCAATCTGGATCGTGTTGAAGCTTCAAGCGGGACGCATAACTCAATCTACGAAGTCGGGCAGTACCAATTTCATTCACCTTCGTCTTCGTTCGTCGCTCCCCAAAGCCTCTTGCCCTCAG TATTATTCGAGGTCTGCAGTACCATTAGCACCTGTTCTGGAGCTCAACTTTGTA GTTGTGAAAGCAATGAACTGGGTTCAGCGTAAAATCTATCTTTACAATGTTACTTTTGGGCTGTATATGTTAGATTGGTGGGAGCGTTGTCTTTTCA ATACTATCTTAGTGGTGTTGATGTGGTATATTCTTTACAATGGATCCAAACATGCAAATTTCATTCTGCAAGAG GCATCAGCTTTGGTTACACGCATGAAGTTGTCTAGAGCTTCAACCGAAAATGCTGGGATGGAGGCCTAG